Below is a genomic region from Lemur catta isolate mLemCat1 chromosome 15, mLemCat1.pri, whole genome shotgun sequence.
gccaccgccagcCTTCGCAGGGACTTAGCTTTGCTTTTCATTGATTCGCTTGGCAAAAGCGCAGCACAGTCCTGACCAGCCGCACCAGCCCCGGCGAACCAGAGCATGTTAATCTATTTATATGGATTATTACGGAGGAACAGCGGGCGTTGAGTCACCAAAACATTTGCTTCAAAAGACAATTTCTAAGCACTTTTGGAGGCAGGCAAGCAGGCTCCAGGCGCGTAAACTAGGCTACGCTTTAAGAAGCGGCTGATTTCCGAATACTGCAAACTCCAGCTAAGTTCCCGGTACCGCGGAGAGAGCAGGGAAAAGAAatgtcgggggtgggggcagatcCTCGTctagacacacactcacactcacactcgcacacacgcgcgcgcacacagaTTCGCGCAGAGACGGCACCAAAATTTTGACATTCCGAGAGTGCGGCAAACTTACACACTTGGACGTCCCGGGTCCCCCGCCTTCCCCgcagcgccccccacccccccacccgaCCATCCACCCTTTGGCCGcagtcccctcccttctcctcccctccagtCTCGTCACCCAGCCCAGCGCCacaatcctcctccctccccaaaatCGGGTCCAATCAGCTGCCTGCCAAGCCCGGGACTGCCGCGCTGCCATTGGCTGGACGTCTCTAAGGTGAGGGGGAGTATTTATTAAAGAGACCCGGGGCTGGGAGTTGGAGAGCGGAGAGCGGAGCTCGAAACTGCCTGGGAACTGCAGTGGCGCCGAGACTTGCCAGTTTCACCCCGGGAACTTTCCTCTgcaggaggagaagagaaagggtgCAAGCGCCCCGACTTctgctcttttccttctcctcctccttcaactCTCCAATTTGCCTGCCTCCGTTTGGAGCGGGCAGCTGCGGAGCGGCTACCCGGCGCCTCCCCAAGTGCTCGCAGCCCGCAGCCAGCCGACGCGCCAGCCTCCCCGGGAGCCGCTCGCGCCGCGTCCGGGCAGCCGCAGGGAGAGGAGCCCGCGCCTCGAGTCCCCGAGCCGCAGCGGCTTCTCGCCTTTCGTGGCCACCCGCCCCCTGTCCCGGGCCTGCGTATGAATCTCCTGGACCCCTTCATGAAGATGACCGACGAGCAGGAGAAGGGCCTGTCCggcgcccccagccccaccatgTCCGAAGACTCGGCGGGCTCGCCCTGCCCATCGGGCTCCGGCTCCGACACCGAGAACACGCGGCCCCAGGAGAACACGTTCCCCAAGGGCGAGCCTGACCTGAAGAAGGAGAGTGAGGAGGACAAATTCCCCGTGTGCATCCGCGAGGCTGTCAGCCAGGTGCTCAAGGGCTACGACTGGACGCTGGTGCCCATGCCGGTGCGCGTCAACGGCTCCAGCAAGAACAAGCCGCACGTCAAGCGGCCTATGAACGCCTTCATGGTGTGGGCGCAGGCGGCGCGCAGGAAGCTCGCGGATCAGTACCCGCACCTGCACAACGCCGAGCTCAGCAAGACGCTGGGCAAGCTCTGGAGGTAGGGCCCCGCCGGGGCGGCGCGGCAGGGTGGGCTGCGCGGCGGGCGGTGGGGGGCGCTGGCCCGGACCCGCTCTCCCTGCCCCGCCTCCCAGCGCCGGGGAGTTGCGGTCCAGGGAGCcagcggggtggggggtgggagtgggggcgaGGTGTAACTTTGGCTCAGAGTTCGACAAAGTTCTTGGATTGCTCACGGGGACGAGGGGAGGGAGTGGTAGGTGGAAGGGGTGGAAGAGACGGGCGGAGGATGGGAGAGGACTTGTAGGAGACGGGAAGATCGGGCTGCCAGCCTGCCTGCGGGTCGCTGAGAAGTTCAAGGGGGACGCGAGAGCAGTGAAATTTGTCCCTTGCAGCCCTAAACCCACAGAGATAGGATGTAGGGTGGGGGGAGAAACCCAGGCTGGAGGAGACCCTGGGCAGAAAcggggcgggtggggaggggagagggaggctgcTGGAAATAGGTGGGGGTCATGGGGGGAGCGAGGAGCCTCTTGCAGCTTCAGCAGTTTGGGAGAAAGTTTTTAAAGGgtgttggggtggggagaaataACTCCAGTAGCAAAGGCGTTTAGAGCAGCAGCCGCGGGGAGCTATTTTCATCTGCAGGGTTTCCAAAAtaaaagggaaggggagggggcggggcggggagtgACCGCTCAGGTCAGACTACGAGAAccgaattttttttttcctttttgcttttttattcttttactttttttttttttttaagaaaagttatgAGCTGCGGCAGCGGCTGGAAAGCAGGAGGCGGGGGGATGGGCTTGTGCGCGAAGGCAGCCCAGTGGCCGGGgtcccgccccccccccctcGGGCCTGACAGCTCTGCGGGTGTCACTCAACCGCTCCCTCTttttctctgccccctcccctccccccgccaccttGCAGACTTCTGAACGAGAGCGAGAAGCGGCCCTTCGTGGAGGAGGCGGAGCGGCTGCGCGTGCAGCACAAGAAGGACCACCCGGATTACAAGTACCAGCCGCGCCGGAGGAAGTCGGTGAAGAACGGGCAGGCGGAGGCCGAGGAGGCCGCGGAGCAGACACACATCTCCCCCAACGCCATCTTCAAGGCGCTGCAGGCCGACTCGCCGCACTCGTCCTCCGGCATGAGCGAGGTGCACTCCCCCGGCGAGCACTCGGGTGAGTCACCCCTCGGCCCCCAGGCCCGGGCGCCTGGCACACCCCCAGGCCTCCGCCTAGGACATTCTTCTTGGGGACTTTGCGCTCCCCAGGGAGGGACACACTACCCTCTGCGCCTAATCCCGCGCCCCTCCCTACCCAGAGCCCCATGAggcacccccccccacacacacacacatgcacctgaACTCAAATCTCTGCATCCTAAGAGATCAATTTTTTATTGCGAGGTAAAATGCCTTTACAGCTCTGCAAgacttcttcctcctccttctcttcgcTCCTCCACCCCAAAAGCACACACTGGGCTCTTCTGCAAGTAGCAATTTGGTCTTCCGGACCCTCGGGCCCCAGACCCTCCCCTGATAAAAGAAGGCTCCCTGGTGTGTACCGGCGGGTTAATCATTCGGGGACTTATCTCCAGCAGTCCCCAGCGCAGTGCGCCACCAACGTGGACGCCGGTCCCTATTCCACTCCGGCAGCCGGGGAGGATCCCAGGAGGGTTCCAAAGACCCGGGCCTTTCCACAGCCCTTGTTGATTTTCCGgtgttttttcctcctttgctgccTGCAGGGCAATCCCAGGGCCCACcgaccccacccaccacccccaaaACCGACGTGCAGCCGGGCAAGGCTGACCTGAAGCGAGAGGGGCGGCCCCTGCCCGAGGGGGGCAGACAGCCTCCCATCGACTTCCGCGACGTGGACATCGGAGAGCTGAGCAGCGACGTCATCTCCAACATCGAGACCTTCGACGTCAACGAATTTGATCAGTACCTGCCGCCCAACGGCCACCCGGGGGTGCCGGCCACACACGGCCAGGTCACCTACACCGGCAGCTATGGCATCAGCAGCACCGCGGCGACCCCCGCGAGCGCGGGCCACGTGTGGATGTCCAAGCAGCaggcgccgcccccgcccccacagcAGCCTCCGCAGGCCCCGCAGGCGCCCCCGCAGCCGCAGGCGGCGCCCCCCCAGCAGCCCGCGGCGCCCCCGCAGCAGCCGCAGGCGCACACGCTGACCACGCTGAGCAGCGAGCCGGGCCAGTCGCAGCGAACGCACATCAAGACGGAGCAGCTGAGCCCCAGCCACTACAGCGAGCAGCAGCACTCGCCGCAGCAGATCGCCTACAGCCCCTTCAACCTCCCGCACTACAGCCCGTCCTACCCGCCCATCACGCGCTCGCAGTACGACTACACCGACCACCAGAACTCCGGCTCCTACTACAGCCACGCGGCCGGCCAGGGCTCCGGCCTCTACTCCACCTTCACCTACATGAACCCCGCCCAGCGCCCCATGTACACCCCCATCGCCGACACCTCCGGGGTCCCTTCCATCCCGCAGACCCACAGCCCCCAGCACTGGGAACAACCCGTGTACACACAGCTCACCAGACCTTGAGGAGACCTGCCCCAGGGGGCGAAGACGGCCGAGATGATCATCTAAATACCCGAAGAGATAAATACCCAACCAGCATTCCCTTTggacagttttgttttcttattccttAAAGACATTTAAGCTAAAGGCAATTCGTACCCAGATTCCAAGACACAGACATTACCTATCCGAACGCATTGCCAACTTGTTGCGAATGAGTGGCCAGGCCACCCTTGGCGAGATGGACCAGCAGAATCGATAAGAAACTGGACTTGAAACCTTCTCCAGAGCAAGCATGGAGGCTGATGGCGAACCGAGTGATCCATTTGCTCAATCTCTGCCTGTTTGgactttgtaattattttttagcagtaattaaagaaaaaaagtcctcTGTGAGgaatattctctattttaaatatttttagtatgtaCTGTGTATGATTCATTACCATTTTGAGGggatttatacatatttttagattaaaaaaaattaaatgctctTATTTTTCCAACAGCTAAACTACTCTTAGTTGAACAGCGTGCCCTAGCTTTTCTTGCAACCAGAGTATTTTTGTACAGATTTGCTTTctcttacaaaaaagaaaaaaaaaagcctgttgttgtattaacataaaaaagaaaaaagagaattgtGTTATGTGATCAATTTGGGGGGTTAGCTTTGCTTAATTCCTCAGCCTTTCGGATTCAAGGAGGAgctgccttaaaaagaaaaagaaaggcctTATTTTGCAAATATGGGAGTAAACAATAATAGTGTAGAGAAGCATTTGGTAAGCTTTAtcgtatatatattttttaaatgagaaaaacaccTTGAGCCTTAAAACCGTGCTGCTGAAAAATACTGTGCTCTCTTTTAGTGCatttcctcctgcctttgctGGATTGCTGCAGTCTTAAGGCAAAAGGCGAGCAAAGGAGACGAAATCTGTTTTGGGAATGTTTCAGCAGCCAATAAGTGCCAGAGCGCTGCCCCTGGTTGCCTGCCCGGGCCCCACGTGGAAGGCAGATGCTTGCACACTCCGACTGTCACCTGTGCCTCTCTGAACACCAGCAGTTAACCTTCAAGACATTCCACgtgctaaaattatttattttgtaaggagaggttttaattaaaaaaaaaatcttcctcttttttttttttttaaatttaccttcTTTAAAATAGGTTGTTGGAGCCTTCCTCAAAGGGTATGGTCATCTGTTGTTAAATTATGTTCTTAACTGtaaccagtttttttttatttatctctttaatctttttttattattaaaagcaaGTTTCTTTGGATTCCTTGTCCTAGATTTGTACAAATGCCTTTTTGTccgtccttttttttttccttgttgtt
It encodes:
- the SOX9 gene encoding transcription factor SOX-9 — its product is MNLLDPFMKMTDEQEKGLSGAPSPTMSEDSAGSPCPSGSGSDTENTRPQENTFPKGEPDLKKESEEDKFPVCIREAVSQVLKGYDWTLVPMPVRVNGSSKNKPHVKRPMNAFMVWAQAARRKLADQYPHLHNAELSKTLGKLWRLLNESEKRPFVEEAERLRVQHKKDHPDYKYQPRRRKSVKNGQAEAEEAAEQTHISPNAIFKALQADSPHSSSGMSEVHSPGEHSGQSQGPPTPPTTPKTDVQPGKADLKREGRPLPEGGRQPPIDFRDVDIGELSSDVISNIETFDVNEFDQYLPPNGHPGVPATHGQVTYTGSYGISSTAATPASAGHVWMSKQQAPPPPPQQPPQAPQAPPQPQAAPPQQPAAPPQQPQAHTLTTLSSEPGQSQRTHIKTEQLSPSHYSEQQHSPQQIAYSPFNLPHYSPSYPPITRSQYDYTDHQNSGSYYSHAAGQGSGLYSTFTYMNPAQRPMYTPIADTSGVPSIPQTHSPQHWEQPVYTQLTRP